The following are encoded together in the Streptococcus oralis genome:
- the cpsA gene encoding LCP family glycopolymer transferase CpsA — protein sequence MSRRSKRARLGNVKRNINIVLATIYLLLSGFLLFLIFKHNILAFRYLNILTAVLIFISAVIAILLIVYKKAEKFTVFFLTLAIVVSSVSLYALQQFVGFTNHINATSNYSEYSMSVVVLKDSEINNVTQLDSVTGPTETDNDNIQKLVADIKTTQSKDLTVEQSTSYLAAYKSLLSGETKAIVLNSVFENIIEAEYPDYASKIKKIYTKQLTKDVAAPKVSKNKAFNIYVSGIDTYGPISSVSRSDVNILMTVNRDTKKILLTTTPRDSYVPIADGGNNQKDKLTHAGIYGVDSSIHTLENLYGVDINYYVRLNFTSFLKLIDLLGGVDVYNDQDFTSLHGKYHFPVGNVHLDSEQALGFVRERYSLADGDRDRGRNQQKVIVAIIQKLTSTEALKNYDNIIQGLQDSLQTNMPLETMMDLVNTQLESGGNYKVNSQDLKGTGRTDLPSYAMPDSNLYMMEIDESSLAAAKAAINDVMEGK from the coding sequence ATGAGTAGACGTTCAAAGAGAGCTCGTTTAGGGAATGTGAAACGAAATATTAATATAGTTTTAGCAACCATTTATTTATTATTGAGTGGTTTTTTGCTGTTCTTAATTTTTAAACATAATATCTTAGCTTTTCGGTACCTCAATATCCTTACGGCGGTTCTTATTTTTATTTCTGCTGTAATTGCAATCCTTCTGATAGTGTATAAAAAAGCCGAGAAGTTTACGGTTTTCTTTTTGACACTTGCTATCGTAGTTAGCTCCGTTTCTCTCTATGCTTTGCAACAGTTTGTCGGTTTTACCAATCATATCAATGCGACCTCAAACTACTCAGAGTATTCGATGAGTGTGGTCGTTTTGAAAGATAGTGAAATCAATAATGTGACCCAGTTGGATAGTGTAACAGGTCCGACTGAAACAGATAATGATAATATCCAAAAGTTGGTGGCGGATATTAAGACGACACAGAGTAAAGACTTGACAGTTGAACAGAGTACTTCTTATCTAGCAGCTTATAAGAGTCTGCTTTCTGGCGAAACGAAAGCAATTGTCTTAAATAGTGTCTTTGAAAATATCATTGAAGCAGAGTATCCAGATTATGCTTCAAAAATCAAAAAAATCTATACAAAACAATTAACTAAGGATGTTGCGGCACCAAAGGTATCGAAGAATAAAGCTTTCAATATTTATGTGAGTGGTATTGATACCTATGGTCCGATTAGTTCCGTTTCGCGTTCGGATGTGAATATTCTAATGACTGTGAACCGAGATACCAAGAAAATCCTTCTGACTACAACGCCTAGAGATTCCTATGTTCCGATTGCGGATGGGGGAAATAATCAAAAGGATAAATTGACCCACGCTGGAATCTATGGAGTGGACTCGTCGATTCATACTTTGGAAAATCTCTATGGGGTGGATATTAACTACTATGTTCGCTTGAACTTCACTTCTTTCTTGAAGTTGATTGACCTTTTAGGTGGTGTTGATGTCTATAATGATCAGGATTTCACTTCTTTGCATGGCAAGTACCATTTCCCTGTTGGGAATGTTCATTTAGACTCTGAGCAAGCTCTTGGTTTTGTCCGTGAGCGCTACTCTCTAGCAGATGGAGATCGAGATCGTGGTCGGAACCAACAAAAGGTTATTGTAGCTATTATTCAGAAGTTGACGTCAACTGAGGCTTTAAAAAACTACGATAACATCATCCAAGGATTGCAAGATTCTCTTCAGACCAATATGCCTTTGGAAACCATGATGGATCTGGTTAATACTCAATTGGAGAGTGGCGGGAATTACAAAGTCAACTCTCAAGACTTGAAGGGAACTGGACGCACGGATCTTCCTTCATACGCTATGCCAGATAGTAACCTCTACATGATGGAAATTGATGAAAGTAGCTTGGCCGCTGCCAAAGCTGCTATCAATGATGTGATGGAGGGCAAGTAG
- a CDS encoding tyrosine-protein kinase codes for MPTLEIAQKKLDLARKAEEYYNALRTNIQLSGNNLKVISITSVKPGEGKSTTSTNIAWAFARAGYKTLLIDADIRNSVMSGVFKSREKITGLTEFLSGTTDLSQGLCETNVENLFVIQAGSVSPNPTALLQSENFATMIDTLRKYFDYIVVDTAPIGVVIDAAIITQKCDASVLVTAAGETNRRDVQKAKEQLEQTGKPFLGIVLNKLNTSVEKYGSYGAYGNYGNYGKK; via the coding sequence ATGCCAACGTTAGAAATTGCACAAAAAAAATTAGATTTGGCAAGAAAAGCAGAAGAATACTACAATGCCCTTCGCACCAATATTCAATTGAGTGGGAATAACTTGAAAGTGATTTCCATTACCTCTGTCAAACCAGGAGAAGGAAAATCAACAACTTCTACCAATATTGCTTGGGCTTTCGCTCGTGCGGGCTATAAGACGCTGTTGATTGATGCGGATATCCGTAATTCAGTCATGTCAGGTGTCTTTAAATCACGGGAAAAAATTACAGGTCTAACAGAGTTTTTGTCAGGTACAACAGACCTATCACAAGGTTTATGTGAAACCAATGTTGAAAATTTGTTTGTCATTCAAGCGGGCTCTGTATCACCAAACCCAACAGCTTTGTTACAAAGTGAAAATTTTGCGACCATGATTGACACCTTACGCAAGTACTTTGACTACATCGTTGTAGATACTGCTCCGATTGGAGTTGTTATCGATGCAGCGATTATCACGCAGAAGTGTGACGCTTCTGTTTTAGTAACTGCTGCTGGTGAAACAAATCGTCGTGATGTCCAAAAAGCTAAAGAACAACTCGAACAAACAGGCAAACCATTCTTAGGAATTGTGCTTAATAAACTCAATACTTCAGTTGAAAAATATGGCTCCTATGGAGCATATGGAAACTATGGGAATTATGGCAAAAAATAA
- the cpsC gene encoding capsular polysaccharide biosynthesis protein — MKEQNMMEIDVFHLLKILWKRKLLIALVAFVTGTVAFAYSSFIVKPEFTSTTRIYVVNRNQGDKPGLTNQDLQAGSYLVKDYREIILSQDVLEKVATDLKLELPPKGLASKIKVTVPVDTRIVSISVTDRAPEEASRIANSLREVAAQKIISVTRVSDVTTLEEARPATSPSSPNIRRNTLVGFLAGAVVMVVTVLLVELLDTRVKRPEDIEDVMQIALLGVVPNLDKLK; from the coding sequence ATGAAAGAACAAAATATGATGGAAATCGATGTATTTCACTTACTTAAAATCCTTTGGAAACGAAAATTGTTAATTGCTTTGGTAGCATTCGTGACAGGGACAGTAGCATTTGCCTACAGTAGTTTTATTGTGAAGCCGGAGTTTACGAGTACGACCCGAATTTATGTGGTCAATCGCAATCAGGGAGATAAGCCTGGCTTGACTAACCAAGACTTGCAAGCAGGATCTTATTTGGTAAAAGACTATCGCGAAATCATTCTCTCGCAAGACGTTTTAGAGAAGGTTGCGACTGATTTGAAACTAGAACTCCCTCCAAAAGGTCTAGCTAGTAAAATCAAGGTAACAGTTCCAGTGGATACGCGTATTGTATCTATTTCTGTTACAGACCGTGCACCTGAGGAAGCTAGCCGTATCGCCAACTCTTTGAGAGAGGTTGCGGCTCAAAAGATTATCAGCGTCACTCGCGTTTCGGATGTGACAACGCTTGAAGAAGCACGCCCTGCAACATCGCCATCTTCACCAAATATTCGTCGCAATACCCTGGTTGGATTCCTTGCGGGGGCGGTTGTAATGGTTGTCACAGTTCTCCTAGTTGAGCTCTTGGATACACGAGTGAAACGTCCAGAAGATATTGAGGACGTGATGCAAATAGCACTATTGGGAGTAGTTCCAAATTTGGATAAATTGAAATAG
- the cps4B gene encoding capsular polysaccharide biosynthesis protein Cps4B, translating to MIDIHSHIVFDVDDGPKSIEESKKLLREAYSQGVRTIVSTSHRRKGMFETSEEKIATNFLKVREMAKEVADDLIIAYGAEIYYTPDVVEKLEKKLIPTLNDSRYALIEFSMNTAYRDMHKGLSDILMLGITPVIAHIERYDALENNEKRVRELIDMGCYTQVNSSHVLKPKLFGETYKFMKKRAQYFLERDLVHVIASDMHNLDHRPPHMEEAYDIIAKKYSEDKAKELFKDNPRKIIMDQLI from the coding sequence ATGATAGATATCCATTCGCACATCGTTTTTGATGTGGACGATGGTCCAAAGTCGATAGAGGAGAGTAAAAAACTTCTTAGAGAGGCCTATAGTCAAGGAGTGCGGACAATCGTTTCAACATCGCATAGACGAAAAGGAATGTTTGAAACTTCTGAAGAAAAAATCGCAACCAACTTTCTGAAGGTACGAGAAATGGCTAAGGAAGTTGCTGATGACCTAATCATTGCCTATGGGGCAGAAATCTACTATACGCCAGATGTTGTTGAGAAGTTAGAAAAGAAATTAATCCCAACCCTTAACGATAGTCGCTATGCTTTGATTGAGTTTAGTATGAATACAGCTTATCGAGATATGCATAAGGGATTGAGTGATATTCTAATGCTAGGCATTACACCCGTCATTGCCCACATTGAACGTTACGATGCTTTGGAAAACAATGAAAAGCGCGTGCGAGAGCTGATTGATATGGGATGTTATACTCAGGTCAATAGTTCTCATGTTTTGAAACCAAAACTCTTCGGAGAAACCTATAAATTTATGAAAAAGAGAGCCCAGTATTTCTTGGAACGAGATCTGGTTCACGTGATAGCAAGTGATATGCACAACTTGGATCACAGACCTCCTCATATGGAGGAAGCCTATGATATCATTGCCAAAAAATACAGTGAAGATAAGGCTAAGGAACTTTTTAAGGATAATCCCCGAAAAATAATAATGGATCAATTGATTTAG
- a CDS encoding sugar transferase, producing the protein MEEKGLKITLATIQSFLVILLAYLLSFVKETEIVNTSVIILFILHFFIFYISDYGHDFFKRGYLAEFINTTKYIVFFALAISISNFFLEDRFSISRRGMIYFLTIHSILLYLLNLCIKRYRKSIFPNLKGSKKIFLITATSRVEKVIDRLIESGEIFWNLVAVSVLDQPDFQHQSLTVVPAENILDFATHEVVDEVFINLPSEEYDIGEFISLFETMGIDVTVNLNAFNNYLGSDKKIRGMAGLNVITFSTKFYKTSHVIAKRFIDIVGSIVGLIICGLVSIVLVPMIRQDGGPAIFSQTRIGKNGRHFTFYKFRSMCVNAEQRKQELLAQNTMQGGMFKVDDDPRITPIGRFIRKTSLDELPQFWNVLMGDMSLVGTRPPTVDEYEKYTPEQKRRLSFKPGITGLWQVSGRSEIKDFNEVVKLDVAYIDDWTIWKDIEILLKTVKVVFMRDGAK; encoded by the coding sequence ATGGAAGAAAAGGGATTGAAGATTACTTTGGCGACAATCCAGAGTTTTCTTGTCATTTTATTAGCTTATTTACTTAGTTTTGTTAAGGAAACAGAGATTGTAAATACTTCTGTTATTATCTTGTTCATTCTTCATTTTTTTATTTTTTATATCAGTGATTATGGGCATGATTTTTTTAAAAGGGGTTATTTAGCAGAGTTTATCAACACGACAAAGTATATCGTGTTCTTTGCTTTAGCTATCAGTATTTCGAATTTTTTCTTAGAAGATCGTTTTAGTATCTCTAGACGAGGAATGATTTATTTTTTGACAATACACTCTATTCTGTTGTATTTGTTGAATCTATGCATTAAACGCTATAGAAAAAGCATCTTTCCAAATCTCAAGGGGAGTAAGAAGATATTCTTGATAACAGCGACCTCTAGGGTTGAAAAAGTCATCGATAGGCTGATAGAGTCGGGAGAAATTTTTTGGAACTTGGTGGCAGTCAGTGTTTTAGACCAGCCTGATTTTCAGCATCAATCCTTAACGGTTGTACCTGCTGAGAATATCTTAGACTTTGCTACTCATGAAGTTGTCGATGAGGTCTTTATCAATCTACCAAGTGAAGAGTACGACATCGGGGAGTTTATCTCACTTTTTGAGACAATGGGAATTGATGTTACAGTTAATCTGAATGCTTTTAATAACTATCTAGGTAGTGATAAAAAGATTCGTGGGATGGCAGGGCTGAATGTTATCACGTTTTCTACAAAATTTTATAAGACCAGTCATGTCATTGCTAAACGGTTCATTGATATTGTCGGTTCGATTGTCGGCTTGATTATTTGTGGTTTGGTGAGCATTGTTTTGGTTCCGATGATTCGACAAGATGGTGGGCCAGCGATTTTTTCTCAAACGCGTATTGGAAAAAATGGTCGACATTTCACTTTCTATAAATTTAGATCTATGTGCGTGAATGCTGAGCAGCGGAAACAAGAACTTTTGGCGCAAAATACTATGCAGGGGGGCATGTTTAAGGTCGATGATGATCCTCGTATCACTCCAATTGGTCGCTTTATTCGTAAGACCAGCCTAGATGAGTTACCGCAGTTTTGGAATGTTTTAATGGGAGATATGAGTCTGGTCGGAACCCGTCCCCCAACAGTGGATGAGTATGAGAAATATACTCCTGAACAAAAACGTCGATTGAGTTTTAAACCTGGGATAACAGGCTTGTGGCAAGTCAGCGGGCGAAGTGAGATCAAGGATTTCAATGAAGTTGTTAAATTAGATGTGGC